One Aspergillus oryzae RIB40 DNA, chromosome 2 genomic window carries:
- the gliC gene encoding cytochrome P450 monooxygenase gliC (predicted protein) — MLPMAILPNGDRWCHGCRQRYLRSRFPIFSVDGSRTLPTCPYKWPNGQGDVAKFLQGIENRDLWEKEHGQIYRIWSGMKSEVVLTQPSHLQAVFRDSNKHSKAENNNSGYLMSELLGQCVGLVSRERWRTLRAVTEIPFQHDKMPSYLELIQRHTRHHFDRLLASGDLRQERIHPAQDLKMLPFWVVAEIFYGECDAEMKTELQQLCVLREDLFKRMIQGGIVRWQWSKYLPTATNRALAEFQRRWRAFNQRAYDRACQQQRILPIVLMIEAAREGSTSVEQIYQTIDEALFANLDVTTGGISWNLVFFAAHSDIQERVRQEVLSATDHDAYLLSSSTLLAACISESARLKPLAAFTVPQSAPTDRIIGGYNIPAGTNLVVDTYALNIRNGFWGADSQCYRPDRFLEHRATELRYQYWRFGFGPRQCMGRYVADLVIRTLLAHLVAHYELGWVEPDPGKNSTWQRDLESWITIPDLQLRCVQRRND, encoded by the exons ATGCTGCCCATGGCAATATTGCCCAACGGAGACCGATGGTGTCACGGTTGCCG CCAGCGATACCTCCGTTCACGCTTTCCGATCTTCTCGGTGGACGGCAGTCGCACTCTGCCGACATGCCCATACAAATGGCCCAATGGACAAGGCGATGTGGCGAAGTTCCTCCAAGGCATTGAGAACCGCGACCTctgggaaaaagaacatgGACAGATCTATCGCATTTGGTCGGGCATGAAGTCGGAGGT GGTCCTCACACAGCCGAGCCATCTACAGGCGGTTTTCAGGGATTCCAACAAACACTCCAAGGCCGAGAACAATAATTCTGGCTATCTCATGAGTGAGCTCCTGGGTCAATGTGTGGGACTAGTGAGCCGCGAACGATGGCGGACTCTTCGCGCCGTCACAGAAATCCCATTCCAGCATGATAAGATGCCCTCCTACCTGGAGCTCATACAACGACATACGCGACACCATTTCGATCGCCTTCTTGCTTCGGGTGACCTGAGGCAGGAAAGGATCCACCCGGCTCAGGACCTGAAGATGCTGCCCTTCTGGGTTGTCGCCGAGATCTTCTACGGGGAATGTGATGCAGAGATGAAAACCgagctccagcagctctgtGTGCTCCGGGAAGACCTCTTCAAGCGAATGATTCAGGGCGGAATCGTGCGTTGGCAATGGTCCAAGTATCTTCCTACGGCGACAAACCGAGCTCTAGCCGAGTTCCAGCGCCGATGGAGGGCCTTCAATCAGCGAGCCTATGACCGCGCATGTCAGCAACAGCGTATACTGCCCATCGTCCTCATGATCGAGGCTGCCAGGGAGGGATCAACCTCAGTTGAGCAGATCTACCAGACCATTGACGAAGCGCTCTTCGCCAACCTCGACGTCACCACCGGAGGAATCTCCTGGaacctcgtcttcttcgccgccCATTCGGACATCCAGGAACGCGTTCGACAAGAGGTTTTGTCTGCCACGGACCATGACGCGTATCTGctatcttcctccaccctGCTCGCCGCCTGCATCTCCGAATCTGCCCGTCTGAAACCTCTTGCCGCATTCACCGTTCCGCAATCCGCCCCGACTGACCGTATTATCGGGGGTTATAACATCCCAGCTGGGACAAATCTGGTCGTGGACACATATGCGCTCAACATCCGCAACGGGTTCTGGGGTGCAGACAGTCAGTGCTACCGGCCCGATCGCTTCTTGGAACACCGGGCGACGGAGTTACGGTACCAGTACTGGCGATTCGGATTTGGGCCCCGACAATGTATGGGCCGATATGTTGCCGATTTGGTGATTCGGACACTGCTGGCCCATCTCGTAGCTCATTACGAGCTGGGCTGGGTGGAACCGGACCCGGGCAAGAATAGCACATGGCAACGAGACTTGGAGTCGTGGATTACGATCCCGGATTTGCAGTTGAGGTGTGTTCAACGTAGAAACGATTAA
- the gliJ gene encoding dipeptidase gliJ (renal dipeptidase): protein MAMDKKGDLEWMPPRPEPVHWRNRQRSLAYSVTLTLVALFFTFALRPEAFPSFLVRKGLHKSPLEQVLTRVPLTDGHNDFAIWTRAFYQNHIYRANFTDHDELYGQVDFPRLRKGRLGAQFWSVYVECARNPNEPGVQYEIVRDTFQQIDLVHRMINHFPDFLVPASSVADVHHNFYHSPGRISSLLGIEGLHQIGGSASVLRMYHELGVRYASLTHTCHNEYADSEAPEEPRHGGLSTAGEAIVAEMNRMGMIVDLSHTSLATQRAVFNVTRAPVMYSHSSAYALCPHSRNVPDDLLQMLKENDGIVMISLYPEYTNCQDADAASLADVADHIQYVGNLIGYRHVGLGSDFDGMSHGPKGLEDVSKYPDLIQELLDRGVSVDDLVGVTGGNVLRVLGDVEHVARSLADTLPLEDDVKPFFE, encoded by the exons ATGGCTATGGACAAAAAGGGTGATCTTGAGTGGATGCCACCACGGCCTGAGCCAGTCCATTGGCGCAACCGTCAACGAAGTCTTGCCTACTCCGTGACTCTAACGCTTGTCGCTCTATTCTTTACATTCGCTCTACGCCCTGAagccttcccctcctttctaGTGAGAAAGGGTCTACACAAATCTCCCCTCGAGCAGGTGCTGACCCGAGTGCCGCTGACTG ACGGACATAACGACTTTGCGATTTGGACTCGTGCTTTCTACCAAAATCATATCTATCGAGCCAATTTCACCGACCATGATGAGCTTTACGGGCAGGTTGATTTTCCTCGACTGCGGAAGGGAAGATTGGGGGCGCAGTTTTGGAGTGTCTACGTCGAATG TGCACGCAATCCCAATGAGCCTGGAGTTCAGTACGAAATTGTGCGGGACACCTTCCAGCAGATTGACCTCGTGCACCGGATGATCAACCACTTTCCGGATTTTCTCGTCCCGGCATCCTCGGTCGCCGATGTCCACCACAACTTCTACCACTCCCCAGGGCGCATTTCCAGTCTCCTGGGCATTGAAGGCTTACATCAGATCGGCGGCAGCGCTAGTGTTCTGCGCATGTACCATGAGCTTGGGGTGCGGTATGCTTCCCTCACGCATACTTGTCACAATGAATATGCCGACAGCGAAGCTCCGGAGGAGCCCCGGCATGGCGGACTCTCCACCGCCGGAGAGGCGATTGTCGCAGAAATGAATCGAATGGGGATGATTGTCGATCTCTCCCACACGAGTTTGGCAACTCAACGCGCCGTCTTCAACGTGACTCGGGCACCGGTCATGTATTCACACTCTTCGGCGTACGCCCTTTGCCCACACTCTCGGAACGTGcccgatgatcttctccaaatgCTCAAGGAGAACGATGGAATTGTTATGATTAGTCTCTATCCAGAATACACTAACTGCCAGGATGCAGACGCCGCCTCACTCGCAGATGTGGCCGATCACATCCAGTACGTCGGCAACCTGATCGGGTACCGCCATGTCGGATTGGGGAGCGACTTTGATGGAATGTCGCATGGACCAAAGGGACTAGAGGATGTATCTAAGTATCCGGATCTCATTCAGGAGTTGCTGGACCGTGGGGTCAGCGTCGATGATTTGGTCGGAGTAACGGGCGGTAATGTGCTTCGCGTTTTGGGCGATGTTGAACATGTCGCTAGGAGTCTGGCAGACACGTTGccgctggaggatgatgttaAACCTTTCTTTGAGTAG